The DNA region TCTCTTCAACTTCTGTTTTTATGAAGCCAGGATCATTTTCCGGTTCCTCATCAAAGGCCTGAAGTTCCTGCTTTTCGGGATTGACTCTCACTACTTTGATACATTTTCGTGACAATTTCTCCTGTCCAATTTCAAAAGCTTTATTTTTGGCCCCTTTCTTATTTGAATCCTCAGCTGTTGCTATGTCCACATTGTCAATGACAACAGTACAAGTGAATTTATTCTGCCCTTTTACAGAAACATCATTGAACTGAGTATCTATCTTCATTCTGGTTTTCATGGCAACCATATGAAAAATATCTATGGGAGATCTCTGTGGATGTTTCCTTTTATATGTGGCATAGTGATTAGAAAATGCATGAAACTGATTGTCTATTTCACTTATGAATGAGTTTGTTGGCATTTCAGGACCAACAGCatctgttattttttcttttttaacaaaacctAGTCCAGATTTCTGGTTTGGATTCTGAGCTGACAAATGATCAACAACAGGCTGTGGTTGACAACTTGCCATGAATTCTTCTTTCATTAATTTCTGTTTGATACTTTCAGTGGCAACATCTGTACTATGGAAATCTGAACTGGCTTTTACAAAGTGAAAGTTTGGTTTTGCTGTAGTCTTCTTAGCTGCTTCTTGTAAATTTTTAGAGACAGAAGATGGTTTATCAGAACTGGACAAATTTGTACAAATGGATGTTTCCTTCTGCTTTTTTGCTGCTTCTGTATCTGACTGCCTCACAAACTGAACAGTCTCCATCCCCTTCATTCTCTTTGGCAGATTTTCTGCTTTACTGGTACATGGGTTTAAGTTTAGACTACTACTCATTTCTTGGATCTGTCCCATAACCAATGCAGGATACCTACATCCATACATCTCCACATTCAAGTAACAGTTAGCAAGGCATACCAGCGATTCCATGTTTACTCTTCTGTAGTTGGCTATCATGAAGTCTCGTCTGAGTTCCCATTCTGTCTGGCTGTCATAAGGACTCCTATATCCTTCCACAATAGAGGATATTTCCTTCTCTGAAGTGTGGGTAGATGTCATCATCTGAAATATGTTAAAGATTCTATATACATTGTAGAAGAGGAATTATGTAACTTATGGAAATTCATAAAGTATTcaataattatgaatatgtgatcttattataatttttttaagaagcaACATAAATTCACTCAATACACATATGTTCAAAATAACTCCCTTCTTTTAATTAAAGTTCATCCAATGCAAAATAAGACCAACAGTCAAATGAGTAATCTACAATTTCATGCTAGGTTTATAGCTAGCAGGCATAAAGCGCAGGCAAGCTTTGCGTGCTTTATCAACAATACCTGGGTGAttagaaaattcaaattactATTCCCTTTGACAAACTAAATTTTCTGTCACCAGAAACATACCCACAATtctgtgttaacaaaatattgctACCAATGTCATTTTCTCATCAGAACAGggaaaaatgtatttcaataatGTCATGcattaaaaaagataaagaaaacattctgcTGATTCTAAAAATTGGTTTGCAACAAGTACCAGGTAGTTTTATTCTATTTTCTTGGCAAATTGTTGGAAGCATTATTACTTTAACAGAAAATGTCAAGTGATGTCTGCTCTACTAACATGACGGAGCACGTGACCTTTTGCGTATTAATGAACATATAGATAGGCTGATACAACTGTGCCCATTTTCAGTGAATTTGATATTGAAATTGTGATAGTGTTTTTGATTTTGCCCTCCAAATGGCTACACCATagtacaaaaaatgtttatactgGAGTTTAGAATATATTTcactttaattcattttattttatcatgttgATGTCAGATACATCACTTGGTAAACCACTTAAAACCAGGCTATAGTTTAgcattatgaaaaatatatacctGTGTGCATTTCTTTCAAAGTTATGCACTCGCCCCAACAATCACACTAtacatttaaacatatttcacCTATTTTTCTAATCATAAATTATTTTACTACAAATActtaataaaaaattgcaaagcTTTCGAATCAAAATGATTAAGCTAATATTCCTTAGagatatattttaaagtaaaataaggTAAGGAAATCTTTAGCACATAGAACACCTGTATTCAATTCTGTTTAATAACTTAAACTGGCCTGTACCATTTTATAGTGATGGGAATAGGTGAGATTTTCATAATCGATAATCGGTTTCCCGCAAGTAACTAATTATCGATTATAATcggaaatgtttatattttatagtttagtgctaaataaatgtaaataaacaagttaCAATGAAAAGATTCATTACTAGGCTTTCGTAATTTGATTTACTTAGTATTTCTagcgataaaaaaaactttattcaaAAGATTTTCCTTTGTAGGCAGTCCaacattaattttcttaaaaccaAAATGCAGCCAAATTTTAGAATGTGCTATATTTCCGAGTAAGAATATCGAGCTTGTCTGACATTTTCAGACCGCGCGCCTTTATAGGGTTTAGATAGTTCACGTCTAGAATGTTCTGTTTATGATATGTGCTCGTTGAACggaaaaaaaaccttaaccGATTAATcgtaatgaaattttttataatcGAGCGCTTAGAATGCGATAACAATCGATCGATTTTCGATTATAATCGATGATTGGAACATCACTACCATTTTAGTAAATATAATGGGCATTTTTGGTGTTATTTTTCTTGTAATAGCAATGGTACATAAAGATCATTCTAGTAATTCTAGTTATCCGCCACATTTAGTTACTGAGGCAATTAAAATATGAGTATGATTGGAAAGCCTGGAGATATTGATAATAGACTATATGCAAGTTCTACCGAATTCCAAACCAGAATCAATCAAATTGAAAAGTACAATCATTAAACAACGGGCTTAACTTGATCGAATTtatatgattcttttttaatatttatgagGATGTTTGACAAAAGTGAAACTAGATATAAAACTGCATGGAATCATAGTTCCGTTTTAAACAATCAAATTGCGTGCAGGATCGAATTGACCGATGACCTATTTTTCTATGAAGAGATTGCTACTTGTGACTTCAGATTTCATAGACATTCAAACTTACCAATCTGTTAACGCATCACCAGCACACAAAACTGTAGATTTTCAGACTTTCTCGCTCGATTTTGTTTTAGAGGAAATCGTGAACGCTGGGAAAACAATGAAACTGACGACggacaaataataaaattccGAATTCGATAACAtctaaacaaatataaaaatgttaataaaaaaatgaaaataaaaaataaaacctgtAATGATTATacttcaaaaatgattttccatTACTAGGTTATGTTAGATATTCACtaggttaaaaaaaaagcaaaaaatttaatatttaacttAGACCTTACAACCATAACGTTACTGGTGCCAGTACATTAAATAAATGCACATTTTA from Crassostrea angulata isolate pt1a10 chromosome 7, ASM2561291v2, whole genome shotgun sequence includes:
- the LOC128192225 gene encoding uncharacterized protein LOC128192225 — encoded protein: MMTSTHTSEKEISSIVEGYRSPYDSQTEWELRRDFMIANYRRVNMESLVCLANCYLNVEMYGCRYPALVMGQIQEMSSSLNLNPCTSKAENLPKRMKGMETVQFVRQSDTEAAKKQKETSICTNLSSSDKPSSVSKNLQEAAKKTTAKPNFHFVKASSDFHSTDVATESIKQKLMKEEFMASCQPQPVVDHLSAQNPNQKSGLGFVKKEKITDAVGPEMPTNSFISEIDNQFHAFSNHYATYKRKHPQRSPIDIFHMVAMKTRMKIDTQFNDVSVKGQNKFTCTVVIDNVDIATAEDSNKKGAKNKAFEIGQEKLSRKCIKVVRVNPEKQELQAFDEEPENDPGFIKTEVEEIPAPKAKPVKRKESELHGDLTRFIIFETANTTQNAISVLKTSADMNHAELEYDFHPDMSGTRCRVLLDGHNLVEYMGTTKASSKSVASEKALERLKQICWTIRIKQAVDASESEVSRDKVMGEIQKQVKTISDDNIGSRLLKKMGWTGGGVGAKGNKGLAEPVAVTMTNHILLNREGLGLHGDHAKAMVDFKKKITEVINDYAKSEKQDDLAFSPEFSKEERAFIHQYSQKLGLKTQSRGTGSERYLIISRKRSVSQLFDHIMEEGGATHKYELIPPLYDS